The sequence CTCAACATCATTACAAAACAGCCCACCCGTGACACAAAGGTGACCGTGGGCGGAGGATACCGTTACTATACTGTTGACGGAAATACCTATCTTTTTGTAAAGCCCTCCCAAAAGCATCGTTCAAGCTTTGAAACCCATGCAACCGTTAGCGGATCATTCAATGATAAGGTTCGCGGCACCCTGGGTGTAAGCCACGAGGAAAACGACGGCATCAACCCCGATATATATGATGTGTTTCAAAATTACGTCCACGGCCGGATCGTGATGGACCCCACTGACAATTTCCAGGTGCGGGCCGGTGCCGAGTTCACCCAGTGGCAGGCACAAAACAATGACCTGGATGATAAGAAAACCGAAGATGCCCCCCGTTTATGGGCATCTGCAGACTATGCATTCAACCGGTCCCATAAAATTAAAATTCAAACCTATTACCAGAAACTGGACGCGGATTTCAGTGACCAGGATTACGGGATCCAGCAAGCAGATGTAAACTATCGCGACCTGGAGATGCAGTACACAGGCCACTTTTTTGATGCCCATCTTTTGACCCTGGGCATGGAATACCTTGAAGAGGATTTTTCCACCAACCTGGTAGAAACCAATATCAGTACCTCAAGTTTCTATGCCCAGGACGAATGGAGTCTGATGGACAACCGGTTGATCCTGGTCCCGGGGGTACGCTTTGATGACAACGATGTTTACGGCCAGGAGTGGAACCCCAAGTTCAGTGCCATGTACAAACCACTTTTAAGCACCCGGCTGCGTTTTTCCACAGGGTACTCTTTTAAGGCGCCCACAGCCATACAATCCTCGGCAGACCCAATCAATCACGTATCCATGTATGTATTGTCCAATTCCTGCCTGGAACCGGAACGCGCCTTTACCATCCAGGCCGGCATTGAACAGGACTTTTTAAATGCCCGTCTGGTTTTGGGTGTGACCGGCTTTTACAGTGATATTGACGATTTGATCACCATGGCGGCAACTGATCAACTGCTAAACGGCCTGCCTGCGGTTATGTACCAAAACGTGAACAGCGCTGAAATTAAAGGAATTGAGGTTACAGCAGATGCCGAACTTATGGCCTGGTTGCACCTGCTTTTGACCTATGCCTATACCGATGCCAGGGACAAGGATACAAACGATCGCCTGGTGGATACGCCGGAACATGCCGTAAGCGTAAAACTGGATTATGACAATGAAAAGTACCGGTTTGGCAGCACCCTTTCCCTGTCCTACACCAGTGATCAGCTCAATACCGATTACGGCATTGGCGGCTCCCTGGTTACGGATGAGTATACCAGCGTGGGGCTCAAGGTGTGGAAGGATATCCTGAAAAATGCCCGGATTAGTGTTGAAGCAGCCAATATTTTTAACCAGTCCCTGACCGGCTCAGACACCATCCATGTGGACCAGTCTGTCATGGCCCGGCTTAACTTTACTTTCTAAGGCATGGTGCCCGGAGTCTTTTTAAATGAACACAACCCGTACGCAAATATTTAAATGGCTGTTTGCCAATGCCAAAGGGCACAGGCTTCGGCTTGTTACTTCCATGGTGCTTGCCTCAATCAGTGCTGTGCTGGCCATTGTCCCCATGATCTGTGTCTATCTGATGGCAAAAGAACTGTTTGAGGCCCATGGCACGGCCACAGGACCTGTGGTCCGGCCCCTGCTCATGGTGGCGGCCGGCGCCGTGGTCCTGCGCTGCATCACCTATCTTTTTGCCATGATCTGTTCCCATGTCAGTGCCTATGGCATTCATTTTCACTTACGCGGCCGGATTGCCGCCCACCTGGCCCGGCTGCCCATGGGTTTTTTTGATAAAAAGGCGTCCGGTGCCACCAAAAAAGTGATGCTGGAGGACATGGAAAACATGGAGCCGTTTATTGCCCATTACCTGCCGGACCTGGCTTCGGCCCTTGTTCTGCAGGCAGCTTCGGCCATCTATCTTTTCTGGATCAATCCGGTACTGGCACTGGCTGCCTTGTTGCCCGTTCCCCTGGCAGCAATCATGCATGCGGGCATGAACCGGGTATACCGGGATAATGTGGGGCCGTTTCATGACAATATGGAGGCCATGAACAACGCCATTGTGGAGTATGTCAGGGGCATGCCCGTGATCAAGGCCTTTAACCGGACCGCCCGGTCATTTGGCCAATACCGGAAGACCCTTGAAACCCATCTGGGTATTGCCGAGGACTGGAGCAACCGCTCTTCAACGCGGGCCTCTTTATTCTGGGTATGCCTGGACCTGGGTTTGATGTTTATCCTGCCTGCCGGTTTTTTCATGTTGCATTCAGGGCAAATCAGCGGGGCGGAACTGGTGTTGTTTCTGCTTTTAGGCACCGGGCTGATGGAGCCTGTGGGACGGATCATCATGATCACATCGCTTCTTGACCGCATTGGCGAGGGCATGAACCGGGTCCAGGCACTTCTGGACCAGGCCCCTTTGCCTGAACCCAACGCACTGGCCCCAAACTCTGTCCGGGATCATCAGGTTGCCCCAGGTCAGGCACGGTCCATGGAATGTTTCGATCATACCATTGAGTTTTGCCATGTCACCTTTGGGTATGGGGAGACCGACGTGCTCAAGGATATTTCATTTGTCCTTCCCCAGGGCAGTATCACAGGGCTTGTGGGCCCTTCCGGGGCAGGGAAATCCACCACAGCCCGGCTGGCGGCACGGTTCTGGGATGCAGGCAAGGGAAAAATTCTCATGGGCGGCCGGGATATAAAGGATATCCCGATGCACGATCTCATGGACACCATTGCCTTTGTTTTCCAGGATGTGTACCTGATGAACGACACCATCATGGAAAACATCCGCATGGGCAACCCAAAAGCCACGGATGAGCAAGTGAAACAGGCAGCCAAAGACGCATCTGCCCATGGGTTTATTACTGCCCTTCCCAAAGGATACCGGACCATGGCAGGGGAGGGCGGTGCCCATTTAAGCGGCGGGGAAAAGCAGCGCATCTCCATTGCAAGGGCGATTTTAAAGGATGCGCCCATTCTTATCCTGGACGAGATCACCTCGGCCACAGACCCTGAGAACGAACGCCATATCCACCAGGCCCTGAACCGGCTCATGACCGGCAAAACAGTTCTGGTCATTGCCCATAAACTAACCCAGGTCCGGCATGCAGACCATTTACTGCTGTTTGAAAATGGCTGTATCAGGGCCCAGGGCCGCCACGAAGATTTGCTTGGCGACAACCTTTACAGCAATCTTTGGCATGACTGCACCACAGCAGGAAACTGGAAACTCAAGGAGGAAGCAAATGTTTATTAACACCTTGAAAAAGGTTGCCGGCGGCAAGGCCGATTATATGAATGCCCCTGTGGCAGCAGCCGTGCTGGAGGGCCTTTTTGTGGCCGCGCCCTATGTTATTCTGGCCTTGATTCTGCCAAATATCCTGGAAGGAAAAATGGCGGAAAATCGTTTCTGGTTTTGGTATGCGGCATTGCTGCTTTGCTTTGGCCTGCGCGCCTTGTTTGCTTTGAAAAGCTATGGCGGAGGCATGCGTGCCGGCTACCGGATGGGGGCGGCCATCCGCCTGAATCTTGGCGAGCATTTGCGCAAGCTGTCCATGGGTTTTTTCTCCCGGCGGGACACAGGGGAACTGGTGAACCGGCTTTTTCTTAACACAGAAATGGTGGAGCAGATGGTCAGCCATTTTTTGACCCAGTCCGTTACCAACCTTTGCACGGCAGGGTTTATCATGGCTGCCTTATTTTTCATAAATCCTTTAATGGCGGCCGTGATGGTGTCAGCCCTGGTGATGGGGCTGCCCCTTCTGGTGGGGCTGCTCAAATTCGTGGGCCGGGAAATAGAAAAAAAAGGAAAGATCACGGACCGTGCCAACTCCCGGATTCTTGAATACCTGCACGGCATCATGGTGTTCAAGGCGTATAATGTGACAGGCATGGGGTTTGAGAGGCTGAAACGTGCTTTGGATGATTTGCGGCGCTTTGCCATTCAATTTGAAGTCAAGGGGTTTACCGTGGCATTGACCTATGTGGCCATCCTGGAACTGGGGTTTGTGGGCCTGGCCTTTACCGGGGTGCTGCTTGTCCGGGCAGGGCGCTTGGGCATTGCTGAAATGATTGTTTTTCTGGTGGTCAGCTTACGGTTTTACAGGCCCCTTCACCGGTTCAGCGAAAACGCGGCCCTGACCCGGGCCACCTTTACCGGAGCCCGGGCCATTGAAGAGATCTTTGACCACAAGCCCATGGCTGGGGATGAAACCGCAGCCCTTGAGGATTTTGATATTTGTTTTGAATCCGTGGGGTTTGGGTATGATGCCGATGCCGGCAGGGTGGTGACAGATGTCGATTTTACAGCACCTGCCCGGAGCATGACCGCACTTGTGGGACCTTCGGGGTCGGGCAAAAGCACCCTGATCAAACTTGCCGCAAGGTTCTGGGATATAGACCAGGGGAGAATCACCGTGGGAGGAAAGGATGTTCGCACCATGGCACCGGAAGCTTTGCTCTCCAATATCAGCATGGTGTTCCAGGATGTGTACCTGTTCAAGGATACGATTTTGAACAACATCCGCATCGGCAATGACAAAGCAGGCCGAAACGAGGTGGAGGTCGCCGCCCGAAAAGCGCAGTGCCACGAGCTTATCATGAACCTTCCGGAAGGGTACGATACCATGGTGGGGGAAGGTGGAGCCACTTTATCCGGCGGTGAAAAACAGCGCATTGCCATTGCCAGGGCCATGCTCAAAGATGCGCCGATAATTCTGCTGGATGAGGCCACGGCTGCCCTGGACCCGGAAAACGACCGGCTGGTCCAGGCTGCCATTGACCGGTTGATTCAATCCAAGACCCTGTTGGTTATTGCCCATCGTCTGCACACCGTGTCTGCGGCGGACCAGATTGTGGTGCTGGACCATGGCCGGGTGGTCCAGAAGGGGCAGCACCGGGAACTTGTTGCCCAAAACGGCCTTTATGCCCGGTTGTGGCAGGAACAACAGCAACCTGTGGGGTTTGGCAGTTCCCTGCCAAAATCAGGATCAAATCACCAGGGAGAAAATAATAGATAATGGCACATATATATAACAGGCAATACATCATCCTTGCCCTGTTTTTCATGGTCCGGACCATCCCAACGATTTTTTTTATGATGGCGTTGCCTGTGATCCTTCGACTGGAAGGGTTTTCCCTGGATGTTATCGCGCTTTTGCAGCTTGCCGGAGTACCTTATTTGCTCAAATTTTTATGGGCTCCCCTGCTGGATCGCGGACAATTTCAAAAAAACCATTATAAAAAATGGATATTGGGCACAGGGCTTGGCTGCGGCATATTGCTTACGGGCTTAGGGTTTCTGGACCTGGTTCATCATTTCAGGGCAGCTGTGATACTGATCATGGTGATTTCCGTGACAACATCCACCCTGGATATTGCCATCAGCGCCCTTTACATCAAGCTTTTCTCCTTTGAGGACCGGGGGGCCGGCTCCAGCACCAAAATTTTTGGTTTAAACCTTGGCAGTATCCTTGGCAGCGGTTTTTTTCTTTTGGTTTACAACCATTTTGGATGGCAGGTCTGTATTACCGGCATCGGGGTCATGATTCTGGCCTGCCTTTTCGCACTGCCGTGGCTCAAGGAGCCTTCACAGGAGTGCCGGGAAACCAATCCCTTTAAATGGGGGGGGATTTTCTCCTTTTTCAGTGAGCCCGGCATGGTGCGCTGGACCCTTTTGATTGTCCTGAACTCCTTGAGTTCGTCTGCAGTCTTTTTCATGATGAAACCTTTTCTGGTGGACCAGGGTGTGGCCACCGACACCATTGCTTTTCTGGTGGGGTTTTACGGTATGAGTGTGGCGGCAATTGCCGCCATGGCCATGGGCAGCCAAAAGTTCCAGAAATATCTTTTGCAACGCAGGCGGGCCTATATCCACAGTGTGGGCTTAAGCGCCTTGGCTGTGGGGCTTTTTATACCCATGGCCCTGCATCCAGGCTTAACCTTTCTGCTTTACCCGGCCGTGGCCCTGATCAACGCGGCCATCAGTCTTGCCTCGGTGGTCAGTGCCACCCTGGTCATGGACTTTTCCCGCAAAGACCTTGCCAGCGTGGACTATGCCCTGCAGATGACCGGCATCCATGTGGGCGGGCTTGCCATGGCTGCAGTCAGCGGGCTGATCGTAAACAAAGTTGGGTATCCGCAGTTTTTCGCTTACCTGGCTATTTTTGCCGCAGTCATGATTCCGGTAAGCCTCGCTCTTTTTAAAGGAGACTGGGTAAAAGCGTAGCCCGGATTTTTCACCTTACAGGCGAGCCAGATTTACTTCATCTGCTTCGCTGCAGGCCGCTTGCGGTAAATGATTACAGCTACACGTCCTGCAATTTACATATAAAGCAAATTTGACTCGTGAAATATCCGGGGTAGATTTGCAGGCGTCCCGTCCTGTGCTTTGCACCTGAGGTAAAAAAAACTTCGTGAAATGTTCGGGCTAAATATAGGGATAAAAGACGATTATCATAACTAGTGCCTGAACGGAAACCCTGATATCTGACTCATTGAGGCTCGGCAGGCTGGTCAAATTTGCGTCATCGCCTACCCCTCCTGATAAAAAATGTGGTGGTCACCTTAATTTCAGCGGTTCATTTTGAAATTTACTTGATTTCGGACGCAACTCTGCTGTTGGTCGTGCTCTTTTTCTTTGTGATTGCCGGGTTTAAGAGGCTTTGCGCCGTTCTGTCCGTTGAAGCTTTTTCAATTCCTTTTGTTGTATATGGTGCCCGATGATCTGGAGGTTCCTTGCCAAAACCGAAAGACTGACATATCGTTTAAATCCAAGGATGCCACTATCCGGACACCGGTCTAAACCATGGTTTTCCAGACCATTGATTGCTGATTCCACTGCAGAGTGTTTTTTTCGGTGCTGGATGAAAACATCTGCTGTTTCCTCTTCAAGTTCAGTTTTGTTCCGTTTCCCCTTTTTCGGGAGCACCAAAATATCCAACATCCCTTTCAGTTCCTTTTTATTAGCAGGACTATAAAAGCCTTTATCAAAGCTGCATCCCCTGAGGTTGTTAAATTTATTTTGAGCCGCATTAATAATGGGAACGGTTACTTTATCATCGGTTTCTTTCTCCATCACTTGATGGTGCAGTATGAGGCCATATTTATCCTCTACAATGCAAACCCGCAGACCCAATTCCTGGGGGACACCGGCCTTCCCCTTTGAAATCCATTCCGTATGGGGTTCAAAAATAGAAAAGACCTTTTCGGCATGTGGTATCTTTTCACCCTGAATAACACGCCGCTGAATCAGATCCACTTGCAGGATTGCATGGTCGATATATTCTATCAGTTCTTTTATCTGCGCTACGCATATCGGATTAGATGAGCCAATGGTTTCAATGGTCAAATTCGCCTTTTGAATGAATTGTTCAGCAGCTTCGATATATAATCTGTGGGCTTCAACAATCAGTTGAGCCCTTTTGGTCTTTTTCTGTTCATCTTTTGAAGTGGAATGTTTCTGATTATAACGGATTTAGGGGAACAGCGACCAAAAAAGATCTAATCATTGGGAGGATGAAAAAACTTTACTGGGGTATGCATTTAGATCCAGCACCCCCTACATCTTGTGTTCGACACTTTTAAGAAAATCAACAGCAGGCCCTTTGAGGGTGGGCAGTGGCGCTGGGTCCACTGACATAGCATGTTGAACGAGCCTGTAGAACAGCTTTCCTCGTGAGTTACTTGTCCTGCGGTTGAAGCGGAAGGTAAATTCGTCGAGATAATAGGTCAGGTGCGTGGGTTTGACACTTCCCTGATACGTTCCCAGAATCCACCGCTTAAGAAGGGAGGCGACTAAATGTGCAAGTTTCATCTCCTCAGACGTGGCAATGTTTCGTTGATAGCCCTTCTTTTCGATCCCCTCATATCCTGACCAATCATCGGTCCGGACCACCGCACCAGGTCGAATCATTTCCTCCACAAATGAATGCAAGCTCGAAGAGGAGGCGTCTGGCAGGTGTGCCAACCGGATACGGCCAATTCCTTCCGAGCCCTTGTCCTCGACCGCGATCACTACCAACTCCTTACCTTCCGCTCCTCGGCCGCGCTTGCCAGGCTTCTTTCCACCCACGTAAGTCTCATCGACCTCCACGACTCCTTGGAGGTTGTCGCGCCCCGGACGGACCATCGCCCGTCTGAGCTTATGAAGCCATTGCCATGCGGTGTTGTAACTGCCTAAGCCCAAGACTCGTTTCAGTCCCAAGGCATTGGCTCCGTACTTTTGTGTCGTAACATGCCACATCGCACGAAACCAAAGTTGAATCGGCTTCCGTGACTGATGGAATACGGTTCCGGCTGTTACGGAAGTCTGCCGTTGGCATTCTCGACACATGAACGTGCCTCGATTCGTGTGCCATGAGTCTTCACACCCACATCTTGGGCAAATAAAGCCCTCTGGCCAGCGGAGCTTGCTCAGGTACGCCAAGCAATCTTCGTCGGATTGGAACCGTTCCTCAAGCTCAAGGAGTGTTTTGGGATAATCCTCGGTCATGATTAGACACTACATCTTGTGCCTACTTGAGTCAAGTGCATACCCCGGATATTTTTATTTAGAAAATCCTTTTGTAACCCCCTTTTAAAATTTCGCAAAAGACGAAGTTCGCCCTAAACAACAAACACTATTGGATAGTTACCTAATCAATAAAATAATTTTTGTCAACTGAGCTTTTATCAATCTTTTTGCTCTGTTGGCGCGATGACTGCCATTTTGACCTCGAAAGATGCATTTCTGGTAACAAAGATCGCATCCCATGTAACTACCACTGCAATTTTTGTAACTTATGATTTTTACTTTTATCCCTAATTTATATAAAAAACTTCACAAAAAAAGCCATAATACACTGAAATACAACGACAAAAAAAACATATCGCAATTTTACATTATGTTAGATTTTAATTATATTGTATTTACTTAAAATTTTTATAATTGCTGTAGATAAAAAAATTATAAAAACTATTCTTTTTAAAAGATAATTCCAATACATGATTGAATCATGACACAGAGAAGTGCAGTACTTGAATAAAAACAAAAAACCATAATGTTCCAACCTTTTCTCATATCCACAGCCACCAGCCGTTTTACCGGATCTTTATAGGGGGCCTATACGGTTTTCCCAGGTTCTCAGTTATGGGCAAATTTTCGGGCCTATGATATATATTTGCCATGAAACCTATGATTGATATTTTGAGCCTGCCTTTGGATGAATTGACCCGGACCATGCGAAATGATTACGGTAAGGGGCTCTTTCATGCCGAAGCCCTATACCGGGAAGTGTTTAAAAATGGTGGAAATAATATCGGCAACGCGCCTGAATTCAAAGGGTCGCCCAGACTGTGGACGGCCCTTGAGCAGACAATTCACCTGTCACCCGGCCAGGTAGAAAAAACCATTGAAGAAGAAGGGTTGGTCAAGTTTATCACTGAGCTGACCGACGGCCTGAAGATTGAATCGGTTATCATTCCCATGACCCGGCACAATACCCTTTGCGTTTCAAGCCAGGTGGGGTGCAAAATGGGATGCAAATTCTGCCAGACCGCCCGCATGGGATTTAAGCGCAGCCTGTCAACATCAGAAATCGTGGGCCAGGTATTTAATGCCCGGCATCACCTTGGTTATGATATAAAAAATATTGTATTTATGGGTATGGGGGAGCCTTTTGATAATTTTGACAGGGTAATGACCGCAGTCAAAATACTCAACAGCCAGAAAGGATGCGATATTGCCCTGCGCCATATGACCATCTCCACCTGTGGTGTGGTGCCGGGTATTGAGCGACTGGCACAGATGAATCTGCCCAATATCCGCCTGGCAATTTCAATAAACGGCCCGGACGATGCCACCCGCTCCGCCTTGATGCCGGTGAACCGGCGCTGGCCCCTTGCTGCGCTGAAAAAATGCCTTGAAGCGTATCCCCTGCCCCCACGAGGCGTCTTTCTTTTTGAATATATCCTTATCAAAGGGGTCAACGACTCAATGGACCACGCCCGGAAACTATCCCGGTTCATCCATCCGCTCCCCGTGCGTTTGAATCTGATTCCCTATAACCCCGTGACCGGATTTGACCATCAAAGTCCCAGTGATGAACAGATGCATGACTTTGCCCAAATGCTGACAGACAAAGGGGTGTTTGTGATCAAAAGATGGAGCAGGGGCAGGTCCGTCAGTGCCGGATGTGGCCAGCTGGGAAAAATTTAATGGTATCGTAAAAAAATCTCCGCCCAGCCCTTATGTCGACTGAGCGGATGCTCGCCATACTATAAGTATGCCTTTGCCCTCCCCTGTTCGGACGCCACACCTGTTCTGCGAAAATTTTTACCTAGCCGGCGGTTGTACTTTTTATGTTGTAGTAAAAGTTAAAATGGGTTAAATGAACTGATAATCATATAAATTTGTTGTGTAATTTATTGCTTTCCTCAAACATTATTCTATATAATCAAGCGGTCGGCAAAGTCTAAACTTTTATCACATAAACTCATTTTCCATACCCCCAATAAAAGGAGTTATAAGGGATATGAACTACAGCGAATCCAGCTCCCAGGCAGGAGAATTTTTAAGATTGACGCTCGGCTTTTTAGCACAACACAACCTGTCTGCAACCCCTGTCAATTATACGGTTTGGTATGAGTACGCTTCAGGAAAAAATCCTAAGCTAAAACAAACCATTGACCAGATGCTTAAAAAAAAGTTGCCCTTGAACAACAATCATGTTGAGGTCCTATACCAAAAATTCATATCCGACGGAGACCGGGTCGTTATTTCTCGTCTTTTAACCAAACTAAACCTGATGCTCAGAGAAATAACCAGTCATGTGGTAGAAACGGAAGGAGACCTCTCCAGCCATGGCCAGACCCTTGACAGCCTTGCAGCTCAGATAAAGGAGACCCACGATTTTGACGGGGTAAAAGAGATCATAGACCAGATGCTGGATACAACCAGAGCCATCATCCAATCGGGATCACGCCTGCAAACACGAATGAAAGTATCTTCCGAAGACCTAAAGCAGCTTCACAAAGAGCTTGAAATATCTCAAAAGGAAGCCAGGACTGACTCACTGACCGGACTAACCAACCGCAGAGGGCTTGAAAAAAGGTTGGAAATTGAACGTATCCGGGCCCGCCAGAACAACTCGCCTTTTTCCGTGATCATGCTGGATATTGACCATTTTAAAGCCGTCAATGATACCTTTGGGCACCTTGTAGGGGACAGTCTGCTGAAAGGGTTTGCCGATATACTTTCCGGTCTGGTGCGCCGTAATGATTTAGCGACACGATATGGCGGTGAAGAGTTTTTGATTCTCCTGCCTGAAACAAATGTTGAAGGCGCATATGCCGTTTCTGAAAAAATTAGAAATATTCTATGTGAAAAAGAGTGGACCATCAAGGATTCGGGCAAGCGTATCGGACAGGTCAGGGCATCCATGGGGATTGCCCAGTATAAACTTGGTGAAACAGGGAATGAGGTGATCACCCGGGCTGACGAAGCCATGTACCATGCCAAAAACACAGGCAGGGATCGTATAGTTATTCATTCAGACCTGAAAACATAGTACAGATAGAGGATAAATCACCAAATGTTTGAACAGGATTTATATTCGAATTTAGCGACTATTCCCATTACCATTGACTCATTTACCTGGCACTCTGCCGAGCAATACTATCAAGCATCAAAATTCACTGATGAAGAGATCATTACGAAAATTAAAGAGTGCTCAAATCCATTTCTATGTGCTGCCATCGGCCAAACCAGAGAGTTTAAACTTCGAGATGATTGGGAAGAGATAAAAGTTTCCGTCATGGAGCGGGCCATCCGTGCTCGTTTTGATCAACATCCTGACCTGGCCGACATACTTAGGCGCAGTAAAGGCACGCTATATGATCATTCGGCAGCTGACGATTTCTGGGGTATCGGTGCCAATGTCACGGGTAAAATACTAATGAAAATCCGGGATGAGTTACAATCAACACCTGATTGAATTTTAACCACTGAAATCACGGAATTCTATTTTCTGTGTTTTCCGTGCATTCCGAGGTTAAACTTTTTCATATAACCCCCATGTCCTAGCGGACACAACGAAGCATGAAACACTTGCAAATTTTGAAAAATGGTCATAGCTATCAAATTTTTTTTCGACCAAGAAAAATATAAGGAGATAGCCATGACCAAGAGATCAAAAAATAGCACATTAATCCAAATCGTTCACCCAATTTGTTGTGGTTTGGATGTTCACAAAGACAAAATTTCGGCCTGTTTAATCACTGTTGATGCTAATGGGAAAGAACAGCATGAGATTCGAGAGTTTTCATCATTTACTCAAGATTTGCAAAAAATGA is a genomic window of uncultured Desulfobacter sp. containing:
- a CDS encoding TonB-dependent receptor, which produces MRHCFLSVFLAMAVSLMPLSVQARESETNLSSVQLDKMVVTATKTAHTMEDVPVETILITSEDIERSSAKTVSGLLSDIPGFNFSQQSDLTGAMGYKNTVRGLNVESRYLLVLVDGQRVFTGYHAGGMASAGFSHNVNVVPVSMIDRIEVVKGPGSALYGSDAMVGVLNIITKQPTRDTKVTVGGGYRYYTVDGNTYLFVKPSQKHRSSFETHATVSGSFNDKVRGTLGVSHEENDGINPDIYDVFQNYVHGRIVMDPTDNFQVRAGAEFTQWQAQNNDLDDKKTEDAPRLWASADYAFNRSHKIKIQTYYQKLDADFSDQDYGIQQADVNYRDLEMQYTGHFFDAHLLTLGMEYLEEDFSTNLVETNISTSSFYAQDEWSLMDNRLILVPGVRFDDNDVYGQEWNPKFSAMYKPLLSTRLRFSTGYSFKAPTAIQSSADPINHVSMYVLSNSCLEPERAFTIQAGIEQDFLNARLVLGVTGFYSDIDDLITMAATDQLLNGLPAVMYQNVNSAEIKGIEVTADAELMAWLHLLLTYAYTDARDKDTNDRLVDTPEHAVSVKLDYDNEKYRFGSTLSLSYTSDQLNTDYGIGGSLVTDEYTSVGLKVWKDILKNARISVEAANIFNQSLTGSDTIHVDQSVMARLNFTF
- a CDS encoding ABC transporter ATP-binding protein: MNTTRTQIFKWLFANAKGHRLRLVTSMVLASISAVLAIVPMICVYLMAKELFEAHGTATGPVVRPLLMVAAGAVVLRCITYLFAMICSHVSAYGIHFHLRGRIAAHLARLPMGFFDKKASGATKKVMLEDMENMEPFIAHYLPDLASALVLQAASAIYLFWINPVLALAALLPVPLAAIMHAGMNRVYRDNVGPFHDNMEAMNNAIVEYVRGMPVIKAFNRTARSFGQYRKTLETHLGIAEDWSNRSSTRASLFWVCLDLGLMFILPAGFFMLHSGQISGAELVLFLLLGTGLMEPVGRIIMITSLLDRIGEGMNRVQALLDQAPLPEPNALAPNSVRDHQVAPGQARSMECFDHTIEFCHVTFGYGETDVLKDISFVLPQGSITGLVGPSGAGKSTTARLAARFWDAGKGKILMGGRDIKDIPMHDLMDTIAFVFQDVYLMNDTIMENIRMGNPKATDEQVKQAAKDASAHGFITALPKGYRTMAGEGGAHLSGGEKQRISIARAILKDAPILILDEITSATDPENERHIHQALNRLMTGKTVLVIAHKLTQVRHADHLLLFENGCIRAQGRHEDLLGDNLYSNLWHDCTTAGNWKLKEEANVY
- a CDS encoding ABC transporter ATP-binding protein; this translates as MFINTLKKVAGGKADYMNAPVAAAVLEGLFVAAPYVILALILPNILEGKMAENRFWFWYAALLLCFGLRALFALKSYGGGMRAGYRMGAAIRLNLGEHLRKLSMGFFSRRDTGELVNRLFLNTEMVEQMVSHFLTQSVTNLCTAGFIMAALFFINPLMAAVMVSALVMGLPLLVGLLKFVGREIEKKGKITDRANSRILEYLHGIMVFKAYNVTGMGFERLKRALDDLRRFAIQFEVKGFTVALTYVAILELGFVGLAFTGVLLVRAGRLGIAEMIVFLVVSLRFYRPLHRFSENAALTRATFTGARAIEEIFDHKPMAGDETAALEDFDICFESVGFGYDADAGRVVTDVDFTAPARSMTALVGPSGSGKSTLIKLAARFWDIDQGRITVGGKDVRTMAPEALLSNISMVFQDVYLFKDTILNNIRIGNDKAGRNEVEVAARKAQCHELIMNLPEGYDTMVGEGGATLSGGEKQRIAIARAMLKDAPIILLDEATAALDPENDRLVQAAIDRLIQSKTLLVIAHRLHTVSAADQIVVLDHGRVVQKGQHRELVAQNGLYARLWQEQQQPVGFGSSLPKSGSNHQGENNR
- a CDS encoding MFS transporter; this translates as MAHIYNRQYIILALFFMVRTIPTIFFMMALPVILRLEGFSLDVIALLQLAGVPYLLKFLWAPLLDRGQFQKNHYKKWILGTGLGCGILLTGLGFLDLVHHFRAAVILIMVISVTTSTLDIAISALYIKLFSFEDRGAGSSTKIFGLNLGSILGSGFFLLVYNHFGWQVCITGIGVMILACLFALPWLKEPSQECRETNPFKWGGIFSFFSEPGMVRWTLLIVLNSLSSSAVFFMMKPFLVDQGVATDTIAFLVGFYGMSVAAIAAMAMGSQKFQKYLLQRRRAYIHSVGLSALAVGLFIPMALHPGLTFLLYPAVALINAAISLASVVSATLVMDFSRKDLASVDYALQMTGIHVGGLAMAAVSGLIVNKVGYPQFFAYLAIFAAVMIPVSLALFKGDWVKA
- the rlmN gene encoding 23S rRNA (adenine(2503)-C(2))-methyltransferase RlmN produces the protein MKPMIDILSLPLDELTRTMRNDYGKGLFHAEALYREVFKNGGNNIGNAPEFKGSPRLWTALEQTIHLSPGQVEKTIEEEGLVKFITELTDGLKIESVIIPMTRHNTLCVSSQVGCKMGCKFCQTARMGFKRSLSTSEIVGQVFNARHHLGYDIKNIVFMGMGEPFDNFDRVMTAVKILNSQKGCDIALRHMTISTCGVVPGIERLAQMNLPNIRLAISINGPDDATRSALMPVNRRWPLAALKKCLEAYPLPPRGVFLFEYILIKGVNDSMDHARKLSRFIHPLPVRLNLIPYNPVTGFDHQSPSDEQMHDFAQMLTDKGVFVIKRWSRGRSVSAGCGQLGKI
- a CDS encoding GGDEF domain-containing protein; protein product: MNYSESSSQAGEFLRLTLGFLAQHNLSATPVNYTVWYEYASGKNPKLKQTIDQMLKKKLPLNNNHVEVLYQKFISDGDRVVISRLLTKLNLMLREITSHVVETEGDLSSHGQTLDSLAAQIKETHDFDGVKEIIDQMLDTTRAIIQSGSRLQTRMKVSSEDLKQLHKELEISQKEARTDSLTGLTNRRGLEKRLEIERIRARQNNSPFSVIMLDIDHFKAVNDTFGHLVGDSLLKGFADILSGLVRRNDLATRYGGEEFLILLPETNVEGAYAVSEKIRNILCEKEWTIKDSGKRIGQVRASMGIAQYKLGETGNEVITRADEAMYHAKNTGRDRIVIHSDLKT
- a CDS encoding NADAR family protein; this translates as MFEQDLYSNLATIPITIDSFTWHSAEQYYQASKFTDEEIITKIKECSNPFLCAAIGQTREFKLRDDWEEIKVSVMERAIRARFDQHPDLADILRRSKGTLYDHSAADDFWGIGANVTGKILMKIRDELQSTPD